One Mycolicibacterium goodii genomic region harbors:
- a CDS encoding SDR family NAD(P)-dependent oxidoreductase has product MTTQTGRLADRVAIITGAGRGIGAAIAKRYAAEGAKVVIADIDKTVAEETAQAIVDSGGEAVSVAGNVGISADVDAVFDVALLEFSTVDILVNNAAESRILKHFLDTDEQWWDHYLTTNLKSQYLCLRKAAPIMARQKRGSIINLSSGGATRSHRGMVAYDASKGGIEALTRSTALELAPYGVRVNALVPGLIATNPDEATESLRRRDQTVPLGRGGTADDLAGPAVFLASDDAQYVTGTRLVVDGGVLVQQRSPQAEVFPVDQFPVLA; this is encoded by the coding sequence ATGACCACCCAGACCGGGCGATTAGCCGACCGGGTCGCCATCATCACCGGCGCCGGCCGCGGGATCGGCGCCGCCATCGCCAAACGATACGCCGCCGAGGGCGCCAAGGTTGTCATCGCCGATATCGACAAGACTGTCGCAGAGGAGACCGCCCAGGCGATCGTCGACTCCGGGGGCGAGGCGGTCAGCGTTGCCGGCAACGTGGGCATCAGTGCCGACGTCGACGCCGTGTTCGACGTGGCACTGTTGGAGTTCTCAACCGTCGACATCTTGGTGAACAACGCCGCCGAGAGCCGCATTCTGAAGCACTTCCTCGACACCGACGAACAGTGGTGGGATCACTATCTCACCACCAATCTGAAGAGTCAGTACCTGTGCCTGCGCAAGGCGGCGCCGATCATGGCGCGGCAGAAGCGGGGAAGCATCATCAACTTGTCCAGCGGCGGTGCGACACGGTCGCATCGGGGCATGGTTGCCTACGACGCCTCCAAAGGCGGCATCGAAGCGCTCACCCGATCTACTGCGTTGGAACTCGCTCCGTATGGAGTCCGCGTCAACGCTCTGGTACCCGGCCTGATTGCCACCAACCCTGATGAGGCCACCGAATCGCTGCGCCGGCGCGACCAGACCGTGCCATTGGGCCGCGGAGGCACGGCAGACGACCTCGCCGGACCCGCGGTGTTCCTGGCCTCCGACGATGCGCAGTATGTCACCGGCACCCGCCTGGTCGTGGACGGCGGCGTACTCGTGCAGCAGCGCAGCCCGCAGGCCGAAGTCTTTCCCGTCGACCAATTCCCGGTCCTGGCATGA
- a CDS encoding squalene cyclase — translation MDRMGAGSVIAWLLDSDPALRWQVQRDLVGEPPEVWKATRARTATEGFCAALLGCQDPDGQWAGGAYFPADFDFDGPEAAQGAGQPWTATTWTLNSLREWGLDASILHGRRTVELLAANSRWEYEDLPYWSGEVDCCINAWTVANGVWLGADITSIVDWFVEHQMSEGGWNCDWVEGSTRSSFHSTLNSLKGLLAYDAATGGTDETHAARRCAQEYLLQRGLFRRLSTGEPVAPWVNRFAYPFRWSYNVLNAADYFRQAALVDQAPPDPRMADAIELIRTARQPDGTWLQGDRHPGRVWFEVDVPAGQPSKWLTLFGTRVLQWWDSHVSPGNTD, via the coding sequence ATGGACCGCATGGGCGCCGGATCTGTGATCGCGTGGCTGCTGGATTCCGATCCGGCATTGCGCTGGCAAGTTCAGCGTGATCTCGTGGGCGAACCGCCCGAGGTCTGGAAAGCAACGCGGGCGCGGACCGCGACCGAAGGTTTCTGCGCGGCCCTGCTTGGGTGCCAGGATCCGGATGGCCAATGGGCAGGGGGTGCGTACTTCCCAGCAGACTTCGATTTCGACGGTCCCGAGGCTGCACAAGGCGCCGGTCAGCCCTGGACGGCCACGACGTGGACGCTCAACTCGCTGCGGGAATGGGGTCTTGACGCGAGCATCTTGCACGGGCGCCGCACCGTCGAGCTCCTCGCGGCGAACTCCCGCTGGGAGTACGAGGACCTGCCCTACTGGAGCGGCGAAGTGGACTGCTGCATCAACGCCTGGACGGTCGCCAACGGTGTGTGGCTCGGTGCGGACATCACCTCGATCGTCGACTGGTTCGTCGAACATCAGATGTCCGAAGGCGGCTGGAACTGCGACTGGGTAGAGGGCTCGACGAGATCGTCATTCCACTCGACCCTCAATTCCCTGAAGGGCTTGCTCGCCTACGACGCGGCGACCGGTGGCACCGATGAGACCCACGCCGCTCGGCGCTGCGCGCAGGAATATCTGTTGCAACGTGGGCTTTTTCGCCGCCTGTCGACGGGCGAGCCGGTAGCTCCGTGGGTGAACCGGTTCGCCTATCCGTTCCGCTGGTCCTACAACGTCCTCAACGCAGCTGACTACTTTCGCCAGGCCGCACTGGTTGACCAGGCGCCCCCGGACCCACGCATGGCCGACGCGATCGAACTCATCCGTACTGCCCGGCAGCCGGATGGCACATGGCTGCAGGGTGATCGGCATCCCGGGCGAGTGTGGTTCGAAGTCGACGTACCGGCGGGCCAGCCCTCCAAGTGGCTGACATTATTCGGGACACGAGTGCTGCAGTGGTGGGATTCGCACGTTTCCCCAGGGAATACCGATTGA
- a CDS encoding trans-sulfuration enzyme family protein: MAEDRLHTSTVAIHAGRGPRSHGAPLNPPLSLSSNFYGSDYAREQGSPTWVAFEEAIGTLEGGMSVAFASGIAATTAIIETLPARARVVGPAAGYAWTRSLLSERASAGRITLDEVDTCDTEATLRAATGADLLWLENPSNPLVAIAELDRICAALRDEPVRIAVDSTFATPLLQRPLEFGADFAMHSASKFIGGHSDLLLGVVSTRDRASAQKLRHVRAQLGATPGALESWLALRGLRTMPLRVEAAQRSALILAQRLSAHPAVSAVHYAGLPEDPGHEAASRFMDGYGAMLSFELHGGAEHAEDVCANVRVFINAKSLGGVESLIDRRARHSGSSAPSSLIRISVGCENVEDLWNDLRTALEKETK; encoded by the coding sequence ATGGCCGAAGATCGACTGCACACATCGACCGTTGCGATACACGCGGGCCGAGGCCCCAGATCCCACGGCGCCCCCCTGAATCCGCCGCTGTCGTTGTCGTCGAACTTCTACGGCAGCGACTATGCCCGCGAACAAGGCTCACCCACCTGGGTGGCGTTCGAGGAGGCAATCGGCACTTTGGAAGGGGGCATGTCGGTCGCTTTCGCTTCCGGCATCGCGGCGACGACTGCGATCATCGAGACCCTTCCTGCCCGCGCCCGCGTCGTTGGGCCGGCCGCCGGCTATGCGTGGACCCGCAGCCTGCTCTCCGAGCGGGCCTCGGCTGGACGGATCACCCTCGACGAGGTCGACACCTGTGACACCGAGGCGACATTGCGAGCCGCCACAGGCGCCGACCTGCTCTGGCTGGAGAACCCCAGTAACCCGCTGGTCGCGATCGCCGAACTCGACCGCATCTGCGCGGCGCTGCGCGACGAGCCGGTTCGCATCGCTGTCGATTCCACCTTCGCCACCCCACTGTTGCAGCGTCCGCTCGAGTTCGGCGCCGACTTCGCCATGCATAGTGCGTCCAAGTTCATTGGTGGACACAGTGATCTGCTCCTCGGAGTGGTAAGCACCCGCGATCGTGCATCCGCGCAAAAGCTGCGTCACGTCCGAGCACAACTGGGAGCCACGCCCGGCGCCCTGGAGTCCTGGCTGGCGCTTCGTGGACTGCGTACCATGCCGTTGCGCGTGGAGGCAGCACAGCGCTCGGCACTCATATTGGCGCAACGCCTTTCGGCGCATCCAGCAGTCAGCGCGGTGCATTATGCGGGCCTGCCCGAAGACCCTGGACACGAGGCGGCGAGCCGTTTCATGGACGGCTATGGCGCGATGCTGTCTTTCGAGCTGCACGGCGGAGCCGAGCACGCCGAGGATGTATGCGCCAACGTACGCGTATTCATCAACGCCAAGAGCCTGGGCGGAGTGGAGAGCCTGATCGATCGCCGAGCCCGGCACAGCGGCTCCAGTGCGCCGTCATCGCTGATCCGCATCAGTGTGGGCTGCGAAAACGTCGAAGACCTGTGGAACGACCTCCGCACGGCACTAGAGAAGGAGACCAAATGA
- a CDS encoding NAD(P)/FAD-dependent oxidoreductase codes for MSDSLTSRRMPGTVDIVVVGAGIVGASCAYHLARRGAGVAVLDAYEAAAMGSSGRSFASLRTQWMDATNIALSWGGIQTYRDFATLYGVDVGYVPTGYLLLVPDQQWEQQLNAVALQRSMGIAVDILTPAEAQKYTPFETGGLGGCTWGHADGVVDPHLATTTYLAMARTLGATVHFRHRVTAIDHDANGWHVTTTGGTIRAKTLVNAAGGWAGAVGEMAGLTVPVQHFRRMIFASAENAVTHPLPMTIDVATGFYLRSEGARLLMGFANPNEEPGYTTSMDWDWLEKALETGVERFPWLDEVPIDHTASWAGTYEITPDHRPFLGSMAQQPDWVNACGFSGHGVMQAPTVGQVIAEEVIDGRAHSINIDSLRIDRLENESLQMNALVF; via the coding sequence ATGTCCGACAGCCTGACCTCACGGAGGATGCCTGGCACCGTCGACATCGTCGTCGTCGGTGCGGGGATCGTCGGCGCCAGCTGCGCCTATCACCTTGCTCGGCGCGGGGCCGGCGTCGCCGTGCTCGACGCCTACGAGGCCGCCGCGATGGGCAGCTCGGGGAGATCCTTCGCCTCGCTGCGCACGCAGTGGATGGATGCAACCAACATCGCGCTGTCGTGGGGTGGAATCCAGACATATCGCGACTTCGCCACGCTGTACGGAGTGGATGTCGGCTATGTCCCCACCGGCTATCTGCTCCTCGTACCCGATCAGCAATGGGAACAACAGCTGAATGCCGTCGCCCTACAACGGTCGATGGGCATCGCGGTCGACATCCTCACACCCGCCGAGGCGCAGAAGTACACCCCTTTCGAGACCGGGGGCCTGGGTGGCTGCACCTGGGGTCACGCCGACGGAGTCGTCGACCCTCACCTGGCGACCACCACATACCTCGCGATGGCCCGGACACTGGGCGCCACCGTGCACTTCCGTCACAGGGTCACCGCGATCGATCATGACGCCAACGGCTGGCATGTGACGACCACGGGCGGCACCATCCGAGCGAAAACGTTGGTCAACGCCGCAGGCGGGTGGGCCGGAGCAGTCGGTGAAATGGCCGGTTTGACCGTACCGGTCCAGCACTTTCGGCGGATGATCTTCGCCAGCGCCGAGAACGCCGTCACCCATCCGCTGCCGATGACCATTGACGTGGCCACGGGGTTCTATCTGCGCAGCGAGGGAGCACGTCTGCTGATGGGCTTTGCGAACCCCAACGAGGAACCCGGATACACCACCAGCATGGACTGGGACTGGCTGGAGAAGGCGCTGGAAACCGGCGTCGAACGGTTTCCCTGGCTCGACGAAGTACCGATCGACCATACGGCCTCTTGGGCGGGCACGTACGAGATCACACCCGATCACCGACCATTCCTCGGTTCGATGGCACAACAACCAGACTGGGTGAATGCGTGCGGATTTTCTGGCCACGGAGTGATGCAGGCCCCCACCGTGGGACAAGTAATCGCCGAGGAAGTCATCGATGGCCGAGCGCACAGCATCAACATCGACAGCCTGCGCATAGACCGACTCGAGAACGAGAGTCTCCAGATGAACGCTCTCGTCTTCTGA
- a CDS encoding aminoglycoside phosphotransferase family protein has translation MHAGQLAITARTVRALIEEQFPQWRDLRVHRVSSSGTVHAIFRIGDRLAARFRLQIGDVESVSCELRMEADAAREIAGCTRFPTPEPLAIGAPGRGYPMPWLIQTWLDGTVAIERDPGESVVFATELAEFITDVRHIDTHGRRYSGYGRGGVLAAHDEWIQECLTRSDGLLNVAVLRRIWETMRALPRGDSPDVMNHGDLLPGNLLVHNGRLAGVLDVGGLAAADPALDLVSAWHLLDREPRRVMRECLDVGDAEWERGKAWAFQQAMGAVWYYVNSNPQFSQVGRRTLHRICAESP, from the coding sequence ATGCACGCCGGCCAGTTGGCGATCACTGCCAGGACAGTGCGTGCGTTGATCGAGGAACAGTTTCCTCAATGGCGCGATCTTCGAGTGCACCGGGTCTCCTCCAGCGGCACGGTGCACGCGATCTTCCGTATCGGAGACCGGCTGGCGGCGCGGTTTCGCCTGCAGATCGGTGACGTCGAATCAGTATCGTGCGAACTGCGGATGGAGGCCGACGCGGCCCGCGAAATTGCGGGCTGCACCCGATTCCCGACCCCGGAGCCCCTGGCGATCGGTGCGCCCGGCCGGGGCTATCCAATGCCGTGGCTGATCCAAACGTGGCTTGACGGCACAGTAGCGATCGAAAGGGATCCCGGTGAGTCAGTCGTATTTGCCACGGAATTGGCAGAATTCATCACTGACGTGCGCCATATCGACACTCACGGACGACGCTACAGCGGGTACGGACGCGGCGGCGTACTCGCGGCCCACGATGAGTGGATCCAAGAATGCCTCACGCGCAGTGACGGACTGTTGAATGTCGCCGTCCTTCGCCGCATCTGGGAAACCATGCGCGCGCTACCCCGCGGAGACAGTCCTGATGTGATGAACCACGGCGATCTGCTCCCCGGCAACCTTCTGGTGCACAACGGCCGCTTGGCCGGTGTTCTCGACGTTGGTGGACTCGCTGCAGCAGACCCGGCCTTGGACCTGGTCAGCGCTTGGCACCTACTAGACCGTGAACCACGGCGAGTAATGCGGGAATGCCTCGACGTTGGTGACGCCGAATGGGAACGCGGAAAGGCCTGGGCGTTTCAGCAGGCTATGGGCGCGGTCTGGTACTACGTCAACAGCAACCCGCAATTCAGCCAAGTCGGCCGCCGAACCCTGCACCGCATCTGCGCTGAGTCACCTTGA
- a CDS encoding RidA family protein — protein sequence MSAIPLSHHRTHDGWIFTSGQIGRDAQGHIPSEFAAQAIIAIENLRDRLEDAGTSLTSVVKTTVFLTRHSDFAEMNEIYASYFAPPYPARSTIVAGMVRPELLFEIEAIAVRPR from the coding sequence ATGAGCGCAATACCATTGAGCCACCACCGAACTCACGATGGGTGGATCTTCACCTCCGGTCAGATAGGACGCGACGCACAGGGACACATCCCCAGTGAGTTCGCAGCCCAAGCGATAATCGCGATCGAGAACCTGCGTGACCGGCTCGAGGACGCAGGCACCTCGTTGACCTCGGTGGTGAAGACCACGGTGTTCCTGACCCGCCACTCCGATTTCGCAGAGATGAACGAGATCTACGCGAGCTACTTCGCGCCACCATATCCCGCACGTTCCACCATCGTCGCGGGAATGGTCCGCCCTGAGCTGCTTTTCGAAATCGAGGCCATCGCCGTCAGGCCAAGGTGA